The genome window TCAGCAGCCAGTGCTAGCTTTGATCCAGGTCAAGATCTGTTCGGATAATAAAACAGCTTAAATCCTCGCTGGTTATACTTTGCGCACATTATTTAGGAATAAAACCATGACTGATGCGATTGAATTTAATGAAGGATTAATCCGCCGTTACGACAAAGCCGGCCCGCGTTATACCTCCTACCCGACTGCTGTCGAATTTCATCATGGTTTTACGGTCGACACATACGCTCAACATATTGCTTTATCTAATCAGCGTGGCGGCCCGCTTTCGCTATATTTCCATGTGCCGTTCTGCGATACCGTTTGTTTCTATTGCGCCTGCAATAAAATCATCACCAAAAACCGCCAGCATGCTCAGCCTTACTTAGAAAACCTGTATGAAGAAATACGTATGCAGGCTGAATTGTTCGACTCAAACCGAGTAGTTGAACAACTGCACTGGGGCGGTGGCACGCCAACATTTTTAACGCATCAGCAAATGCGTGAATTGATGGCGCAGACACGTAAACACTTCACCTTAGCGGATGATGACAAAGGTGAGTTTTCGATTGAAATCGATCCACGTGAAGCTGATGACGCCACCATAAAACTATTAAGAGAGCTTGGCTTTAACCGCATCAGCCTCGGTTTGCAGGACTTCAACCCTAAGGTGCAGAAAGCCGTTAACCGTATTCAAACCGAAGAACAAACATTCTCAATTTTAGACGCTGCCCGTCGAGAAGGTTTCCGCAGTATCAGCCTGGATCTGATCTATGGCCTGCCCCATCAAACTGTAGAAAGCTTCAGCGAAACGTTAGATAAAGTGATTGCTGCCAGTCCTGATCGTTTGTCCGTGTTCAACTACGCTCACATGCCTGATCTATTTAAAACACAACGGCAAATTGCTACGGCTGACATTCCACTACCACAGGTGAAATTACAGATTCTGCACCGCACCATCGATAAACTGACCGCGGCAGGTTATGTATATATAGGCATGGATCACTTTGCCAAACCAGACGATGAGCTCACCCTAGCTCAACAAAACAAACAGCTGTATCGCAACTTCCAGGGTTACTCGACTCGTGCTGAGTGTGATCTGATTGGCTTCGGCGTCACGTCCATTGGCAAAGTTGGTGATGCCTATGTGCAAAATGTGAAAACGCTGCCGGAATATGATGAAGCGATTAAGGCGGGCAAATTGCCGGTATTACGTGGTGTTGAGCTGGATGACGATGATAAATGTCGTCGCGACATCATCACTCGTCTTATCTGTGATTTTGCTCTGGATATTCCCGCTATCGAAAAAGCTTACAACCTCAACTTCAACGAGTATTTTGCTGACGCCATTGAAGACCTAGAACAATTTGCCCAAGACGGCCTGTTGCAGTATAAATGGGACTCTATAGAAGTCTTACCCGCCGGCCGCTTGTTAATTCGTAATATCTGCATGGTGTTTGATAAATACAGTCAACAAGCAAGGCAGCGATTTTCCAAAGTTATATAGGGCACATGCTGGAAAAACTCCGACAGTACTTCATCTTTGGTCGATTGGGCGTCAAGCTGTATGTGCTTGCTGTCATTACCGGATTACTGTCGAGTCTCGCCATTATTCTGCTGCGCCTGACCATTGATTTTGGTCAAATGGCCCTGTTCCCCTCTGGCGAAGTGGAAAGTTACGACTCATTACCCTGGTACTGGTTACTGGCACTCCCCATTATCGGCAGCCTGCTAATTGGGCTGTTATTTCGCGGACTGGATGCAGAGCAACGTAACACTGGTATTTTGCATGTTATCGAGCGGCTCTCCTCCTATGAAGGCCGGCTTCCGTGGCAAAATGCCGTCCGGCAATTTATAGGTACCAGTATCGCCATCATCACCGGCCACTCTGTCGGTCGTGAAGGACCAGGTGTGCATCTGGGTGCTGCCAGCGGCAGTTTGCTTGCAAGCGGGTTAGAGCTCCCAAACAACAGTGTGCGTATTCTGGTTGCTTCTGGCTCTGCCGCCGCCATAGCAGCCTCCTTTAATACGCCCATCGCTGGTGTGATCTTCGCGATGGAAGTCATCATGATGGAATACCACATTGCCAGTTTTATTCCAGTCATTCTGGCAGCGGTAACCGGTGCAGTGGTCTGTCGGCTCACCTTTGGAGATGATACGGTTTTCGTTAACCTCGCCTCCGAAATGCAATCCTTATGGGAGCTGCCCTACATCATTTTTCTCGGCATCATCATTGGTTTTTTAGCCACCTTATCTCTAAAAAGCCTGCAATTGTTTTCCGGCACCTTTAGTAAACATCCTGCTTGGTTACGTCCAACCTATGCCGGTATTTTAATGGGTGTGTTTGGCATGGCCGTGCCTGAAGTGATGGGCATGGGCTACGGCATTATTGGCAGTATCTCCGCTAATGAAATCGCGATTGGCAGCCTGGTCATCATCCTTGTACTGAAACTAGTGCTGTCCTCTGCTTGCGTGGGTTTTGGTATCCCCGCGGGAATGGTCGGCCCCACCATGGTCGTCGGTGCCTGTGCCGGTGCGATTCTGGGTTATATCGGTAATTTAGTCTTACCGGAATATGCCTCTTCTATGACCTTTTATGCCGTTATCGGTATGTGTGCGATGATGTCTGCCACACTCAAAGCTCCACTTGCGGCTTTAATGGCGATGTTGGAATTAACCGGTAATCCGGAAATCATCCTGCCGGGGATGCTCGCTATCGTTTTCTCCAGTTTGATTATTCACGATTACTTCAAGCTTGATGCCTTATTTGTCAGCATTCTTCGCTATCGTGGCCTCGACTTTCAAAATGACCCTATCTCACAAGCATTACGTAAGATCAGTGTGGGCGCGGCCATGCAACGTAACTTTGTCACGTTAAATCAAACCATCAGCGCCCAAATGGCCATGCAAACCTTAAAAAACAGCCCCGAATGGATCATTATTACCCGCGATCGCATTCCGGTAGTAATGATGCCTGCCAGTGATCTGGCCAGAGCTGTCAGCGTCAAAGACATGGGTGAAAATACCGAAATCGACTTAATGCAAATTCCCGGCACACGTCGAGATGTACACAAAATTTCCTTACATACCAGTTTGTTCGAAGCACACCGGGCCCTGAATGAACATCATGTAGAAGCGCTTTACGTCAGCCGTCAGAACGCACCAATGATTGAACGAATCTACGGCATTCTGACTCGTGAAATGATCGAAGCCCACTACCAATTACCTAAATCTGTAACAAAATAGTAAAAAGGGTAGTGAACAAATCGAAAATCTTCGTTATAATGTGCGGCTTGTTGCCCAGGTGGTGAAATTGGTAGACACAAGGGACTTAAAATCCCTCGCCCTAATCCGGCGTGCCGGTTCGATTCCGGCCCTGGGTACCATACGAATACGAAAGCCTCGATACTGCAAAGTCTCGGGGCTTTTTTATTTGTGCTGTAACAGCAGAATGTTTAGCTAGTACCGAGTGTTGTTGCAATGACTTATTGCTTATACGCTTGTTCGTACCTTGGCTGGCCATAAGGAACGCGCCTTCAATGACTGCATCATTCACTAAAACACGCTGGCTTTTCTTGCTCCTGTCCGCCCTACTTACTGTTGCTCAACCTTCAGCTGAAGCAGGTTTGATCTCTGGCTTGTCAAAATTAGGGAAAAGCATAGATGCACCGGACAGCCCCCATGGCTCGTCCTTTCGGTTTGCTGATGAGTTAGCTCATTATCCAGAAGGCGGCGTTGCCGAAATTAGTTTTAACCATAGTCAAAATCAATGGCTAGCAAAAACACCCGATGGCAAAAGTGTGCCCGTTCATCAATTCACTGAAACCGCGGCAGATACAAACAAACAAGCCACCTTATTACTGTCTGAAAGTCATCTCCCTTATTCACTGGATGCCTTTAATAAACTCCCCTCGGACGTAGCCATCAAGATTAAATCTCGACAAGGCAAAACCTATTCACTCACCACCAGCCCAACAACCAAACTCATTGATAAACACATCAGCATTAACATTAGCGATATCAGCGCATTAAAAACGGCCATGTGGCAGTTACAACGCCCCATCTCTTCGTCAAATATGCGGTTGATTCAACTGGCTGATAATCCTGAGGTTACGCTACCTAAACAAAATTACGGTTCAAAAATACCGTTGGATAAAGTCGGCACAAACCAGTTGCTGAACGCACTCAAAACAATGCGTCAGCAAACCTTTGTTATTTCAGCCAAAGTAGAAAATGGCTTTTTGATACATGGCAAAGAAAAAATCGCTGTGAAAGATTTGGAAAAGGTCGCAGCTGATAGAGATATCAGCCTGATTATTCTGGGTTCGGACAAACCGAAAAAGACCTTACAAACATTGGCTAAGGACTGGCAAAAAAAGAAAGATGATGGCAGTTTAAACTCATACACAACCGGCGATTTTTACAATGCCTTTGCTGCTAAAAATTCGTCGGCTCCAATACCTGTTGATATTGATACCTCTGGGAAGTTACGCACCGCACTGCATTTTGATCACCGCGCACCAACTAAAGCAGCCGTCGAAAAGCAAAGCAGTAGCCTCGAGCTCGCCTCAATGCCACTGAATTTTTTAGCAAAATCGGCCATGCTACTTCAGCCTAATGAAGCACGTGCAAAAGAACTGGATGATCGTATACACCCACTCATTCCGTCATGGGTTCATCTTTCTTTAATCGCTTCATTAGCGATTGGCCTGGTCGCCTACAAGACATCCTGGTTCTTATACCTCAAACTCTGGGCCTCACCACACCGAGTCAATTACCCAACTTGGTATGCATTCACCATTCGTTATCTGCTGCATCGACTGAGCTTTGTTCTAATTTATCTGCCATTGCTCGGCATCTTTAGTCCGATCTATATATTGATAAGCTGGATTTACAAAATTATTCACTTTTTGCTGATTCGTCCCGCTTCTTGGATTTTAAGCAAATTCAGTTAGGGAAAAGTCAAAGCATGGATAGGACTCAACTTGATTAATCAACAATCAACTCTATTGATTTTAAATGAGCTGAACAGACGTATTTCCCGAGATAGCATCCCTTTTAACCAGTTTTATTCCCAATACCAAATGTCAATATTGATATTGCAGACCGAGCAATACTTCGTGGGCTTTTAAATCGAAGTCTATGTCTCCTACATTGAAGGTAGGGCCGCCAGCTGTATAAGAGTTTGAAGCGCGTGCTTCGCCCATATCAAGATAACGATAAGACAGATCGAGTTTCAAATGGTCGGTAATGGAGTAAAGGACACCAGCACCAATTTGCCAGGCAAAATCATTGTGGGTATCACCGAATAGGGTACCTGCATTCGTAAACTTCATGTCTTCGGTTTTATTTCGTGCCCAGCCAATGCCGCCCTGCAGGTAAGGGGAAAATGCGCCAGTATCCAAACCGGCTGCGCGAAATGGGTCGACATAGATGTTAAGGATCGTCGACCAGTTCGAAGTTTGAAACGCGCCGTCATCAATTTCGTTAATGGCTTTGTTCGGAATGCCATCCGCATCAAGATAAGTCCCGACCTCTGTCATTTTATCGCGGTATGACACCGTAATATCTGCCCGTATAAAGTCGTTTAGTTTGGCGCCTACGCCGATTTGATAGCGTTCGCCGCTATCACGATCCATATCCAAAGTATCGTACTCGCTAGGGTCAAGAAAGCGGACATCATCATCAATCGTGGTGGAATACCCCAGATCTACACGCAGATAGGGTGAAAACATCCATCCATCATCCGCATACGCAGGACTATTTAGCCCGATAATGCTCAAAAGGCTAATGAAGCTAATCCAAGAAATCTGCCGAGGATTAGGCATTTTTGCTGATATCCAGTTCCGTGAAAACATTTATGCTGCTCCCTAATTAAGTAAATAATTTTAAATATTTATATCAGGTCTTCCCTTCGGAAGATATCGTGAATGACTATTTGTTTTCTATTGAAGCATATCAAGTAAGTTATCTGTCCCAAACATTGAGTAAGCTGTTTTCAAAATTCCTTTCAAAAATGCAAGAATGGTTATTATCGCTGAATAAGGATAGTGCCCCATTCATTTTGTGTGGGGATTATCGCAATACCAAAGCCATCAGGAATATCAATAATGAAACTCTCCTCCGAGAATATGACTTCAGAAGTCTCGACACTCAACGACCTGGCAAAACTGACGAGCTATTCGCTCATGGACTCTCTTAACCGTGATCCAGACGCGACGGTAAATGGCGAAGATCACTCTCCAAGACAAGTTTTCTCGGGGCATTATGTACCGGTAAAACCCACACCCATCGAAAACCCCGTTTATGTGACGCACAGTAAAACCTTTTTCGATGAACTGGGTTTCGCAGACAGCCTGGCGACCTCGGAAGACTTCATTCGACTGTTTTCCGGCGATCTCACTTATGTTCCAGAGCCTATTCGCCAAGTCGGTTGGGCGTCTGGGTACGCCCTATCTATCTACGGTACGGAATACACACAACAGTGTCCGTTCCAAACCGGTAATGGCTACGGCGATGGTCGAGCCATTTCCATATTAGAAGCCGTTATCAAAGGCCAACGCTGGGAAATGCAATTAAAAGGTGGTGGTCGAACACCCTACTGCCGGGGTGCGGATGGTCGGGCTGTTTTACGCTCCAGCATCAGAGAATTTCTTGCTCAAGAACACATGCACGCACTCGGTGTGCCCACATCACGTTCATTAAGTTTGTATGCCTCGACAACCGAGCGAGTCAGACGCCCCTGGTATTCGGAGGGTTCAACGGCAGCTGAACCGAATATTAT of Methylophaga marina contains these proteins:
- the hemN gene encoding oxygen-independent coproporphyrinogen III oxidase yields the protein MTDAIEFNEGLIRRYDKAGPRYTSYPTAVEFHHGFTVDTYAQHIALSNQRGGPLSLYFHVPFCDTVCFYCACNKIITKNRQHAQPYLENLYEEIRMQAELFDSNRVVEQLHWGGGTPTFLTHQQMRELMAQTRKHFTLADDDKGEFSIEIDPREADDATIKLLRELGFNRISLGLQDFNPKVQKAVNRIQTEEQTFSILDAARREGFRSISLDLIYGLPHQTVESFSETLDKVIAASPDRLSVFNYAHMPDLFKTQRQIATADIPLPQVKLQILHRTIDKLTAAGYVYIGMDHFAKPDDELTLAQQNKQLYRNFQGYSTRAECDLIGFGVTSIGKVGDAYVQNVKTLPEYDEAIKAGKLPVLRGVELDDDDKCRRDIITRLICDFALDIPAIEKAYNLNFNEYFADAIEDLEQFAQDGLLQYKWDSIEVLPAGRLLIRNICMVFDKYSQQARQRFSKVI
- a CDS encoding chloride channel protein, which encodes MLEKLRQYFIFGRLGVKLYVLAVITGLLSSLAIILLRLTIDFGQMALFPSGEVESYDSLPWYWLLALPIIGSLLIGLLFRGLDAEQRNTGILHVIERLSSYEGRLPWQNAVRQFIGTSIAIITGHSVGREGPGVHLGAASGSLLASGLELPNNSVRILVASGSAAAIAASFNTPIAGVIFAMEVIMMEYHIASFIPVILAAVTGAVVCRLTFGDDTVFVNLASEMQSLWELPYIIFLGIIIGFLATLSLKSLQLFSGTFSKHPAWLRPTYAGILMGVFGMAVPEVMGMGYGIIGSISANEIAIGSLVIILVLKLVLSSACVGFGIPAGMVGPTMVVGACAGAILGYIGNLVLPEYASSMTFYAVIGMCAMMSATLKAPLAALMAMLELTGNPEIILPGMLAIVFSSLIIHDYFKLDALFVSILRYRGLDFQNDPISQALRKISVGAAMQRNFVTLNQTISAQMAMQTLKNSPEWIIITRDRIPVVMMPASDLARAVSVKDMGENTEIDLMQIPGTRRDVHKISLHTSLFEAHRALNEHHVEALYVSRQNAPMIERIYGILTREMIEAHYQLPKSVTK
- a CDS encoding outer membrane protein, translating into MFSRNWISAKMPNPRQISWISFISLLSIIGLNSPAYADDGWMFSPYLRVDLGYSTTIDDDVRFLDPSEYDTLDMDRDSGERYQIGVGAKLNDFIRADITVSYRDKMTEVGTYLDADGIPNKAINEIDDGAFQTSNWSTILNIYVDPFRAAGLDTGAFSPYLQGGIGWARNKTEDMKFTNAGTLFGDTHNDFAWQIGAGVLYSITDHLKLDLSYRYLDMGEARASNSYTAGGPTFNVGDIDFDLKAHEVLLGLQYQY
- a CDS encoding protein adenylyltransferase SelO family protein, which gives rise to MKLSSENMTSEVSTLNDLAKLTSYSLMDSLNRDPDATVNGEDHSPRQVFSGHYVPVKPTPIENPVYVTHSKTFFDELGFADSLATSEDFIRLFSGDLTYVPEPIRQVGWASGYALSIYGTEYTQQCPFQTGNGYGDGRAISILEAVIKGQRWEMQLKGGGRTPYCRGADGRAVLRSSIREFLAQEHMHALGVPTSRSLSLYASTTERVRRPWYSEGSTAAEPNIIINEPVAISTRVAPPLFGWVNLSYLLVVL